Below is a window of Candidatus Cloacimonadota bacterium DNA.
ATTGCATCTGGATTTTCAATTTTTCCAACATTGTGTGGATTCTGGAAATGCTCTATTACCTTTTCTGAATATTTTATTGCCATTCTATTCTCCAATCTTGTTCACCGCGGAGTCGCAGATTCACCCCGTTAGATAGTATACCATTTAGATACAAAACATTTAATAGCACAAGAACATCTAACGGGGGAACCGCAAAGATATAATTTTAACTTTTTCATTTTGCCTTCTCCCTTTTGCCTTTTAACTTTTTCCTAAAGGGCTTCGTCTTCGTAATTCTTTTATTACTTTTTCTAAAGCATCAACTGCTCGCATAATCCCTTCCTCTGTAACGAATCTATCCATTGTTAAGCGGATTGAACCATTTGCTTCTTCTGGTGTCCTGCCTGTTTGTGTCAAAATATAGTTTGGCTGAAGATTTTGTGAAGAACACGCTGCACCTGTTTCAACATAGATTTGTTCAAAATCCAACATCATCATTATCGCTTCACCTTCAACATAGGCAAACGAAATATTGAGATGTGCTGGGCTTCTTTCTCCCAAATTAGGTCCATTTAATTGCACATCTGGAATCCTTTTGAAAATCTCCTCATAAAGCAGTTTTTGTAATTTACGATACTTTGCAATCTGCACATCAAAACTTTCAAATGCAAGTTCAACAGCTTTCCCCATTCCAACTATGGCGGGCACATTTACCGAACCTGGTTTAAGACGGTGCAGACGAGTAATACCATATTGAATTGGAACAATCTTAGTCCCCTTTTTTAGATATAAAACCCCAACTCCTTTGGGTCCATTGAATTTATGCCCAGAAATGGAAAGTGCATCTATTCCAAGCTTTTTAACATCAATTGGAATTTTCGTATATGCCTCGCAGGAATCTAAAAAAAGATAGATTTTATGATTCGCGTTTTGCAGAATTTTACTGATTTCTTCAACTTGTTGTATGGTGCCCAAAATATGATTAACATGTGTAAATGCAACCAGAGTTGTGTCGTCTCTAATTGCTTCTTTTAATTCCTCCAAATTCAGATAGCCATCCCGATTTGCAGAAATATATGTGCCTTTATATCCTTCCTTCTCCAATGCACTGAAGACTGCCAAAATTGCTGGATGTGAAACCACTGAAGTAATGAAGTGTTTCCCTTTATCTTTGTTTGCATACATTATTCCTTTGATTGCAATATTATTTGCATCAGTCCCGCCAGAAGTAAAAATACTTTCTTTTGGCTCAGCATTAAGAGAATTTGCGATTGTCTTCTGCGAGTTCTCAATTGCTTCAGCAATCTCAGTTCCAATACTTGTAAAAGGTCCCGGATACCAAAACTTATCTGTTAAATATGGCATCATTGCATCTAAAACTTCAGGTGCAAGTCTGGAAGTTTTACAGCAGTCTAAATAGACTTCATCATTTTTCATCTTTCACTCCGAGAAATTATTTTCCAAGAACTAACCCCGTTAGATAGCACCCTATTAAATATGAAGTATCTAACGGGGCTAACACGAACTATCACTAACTGTATTATATTATAATTTTGTGTTCGTGCAAGTTAGTGTTGTTCGTGGTTAATAATCCTTTTTCAAGAAGCTTGCAAGTGTATATGAATCAAGGAAATCATTAATATGTGTATTAAACTTATTCCAGAAATCTTTAAATATGCATCTATCAAAAAATTCGCAGGACATATCAATCCTTCTATCTTTACAGTTATGAATAGAAATATGTCCTTCTGCAGCTTTCAGAAGCTGTTTCATTGTTATATTCTCTGGCTTATCAGTAAGAACATATCCTCCATTCTTGCCCAAAGTAGATTTTACTATACCAGATTTTTTCAGACTGGAAAAAAGTTTCTCAAGGTATTTTCTTGGAATATGCTGATTCAAAGCGATTTTGGATATAGAAATTGGATGCCCCTCTTTACTGACAGCCAATTCATACATCGCTCTCAAAATATAATCAGCATTTATAGAAATTTTCATGATTTCTTTATTCCTGTAAATTTTTTAACTAAAACATACTAAAATAGTAGGAGTTTGTCAAGGAAAATATGATAAAAATTAAAAATCTTTCATTCCAATATGATAGAGATATAGTTCTTAAAAATATCTCATTAGAAATTAAAAAACATGACTTTATTGGAATAATCGGACCAAATGGAGCTGGAAAATCTACTTTACTAAAATGTTTAAGTGGATTTTTGAAAAGTAAAGAAGGCAAAATTTTCCTTGGGGACAAACCAGTAGAAAGTTATGAGAAAATTGAATTGGCAAAACAAGTATCAGTTGTTACACAGCAATCTTACTATGAATTTGATTTTTATGTGAAAGATATTGTTTTAATGGGGAGATTTCCATATCTTAGGTTCTGGCAAAATTTCAGGAAATCTGATGAAAAAGCAACAAAAAATACGCTTAAGGAATTAGAACTATCTCATTTAGCAAATAGACGCCTATCTGAATTAAGTGGAGGAGAATTCCAGCTTGTTATGATTGCAAGAGCATTGAACCAGGATACAGATATTCTTCTTCTTGATGAGCCTGCTGCACATCTGGATATTCATCATCAGATTAGAATTTTTTCCATACTAAAAAAACTTAATTTAGAACAGAAAAAGACAATCATTTCAGTTTCTCATAATATAAATCTTGCTGCGGAATTTTGTGATAAGATTTTGATTCTGGCAGATGGAGAAATCGCTGACTTCGGTAAAGTAAAAGAAGTTATAAATGAAAAGCAATTATCAAAAATCTATCAGGTGCCTGTAAGAGTGGTGAATAACCCTTTTACAGAGAAACCAAATATTGTGTATGATTATGAAAAATAGCCGTCAATTTATATCTTTCAAGTTTCAAGTTTCAAGTTTCAAGTTTCAAGTCGCTAATCACTTAAAAGTATGGTCAGCATTGGTTTTTATTTTAATACTAATTGCACCAAGTATCTGCTCAGCAGAGATTAGAGGAAGGGTCATCAGCCAGAGAGATAACACAGCAATACCATTCGCAAAAGTGGAATTCTTGCTGCATAATCAGATAACTCTATCCAACCAAAATGGATATTTCGTTTTGGAAAATAAAGGAGAAAAAGGAAAGTTGAGAATCTCTTCCATAGGATATAAAACAGAAACAATAAAAATTACACCTGAGATGACCAAGGGAATTGTCATGAAACTAAAAATAGAACCGATAGAAATTTCAGGAATCAGTGTAAAAGGCGAAAGGATGGGCTCTCTAACTTATCTTACTAATAATGTAGAGATTGTAGATTTGAATGAGCAAAATTCTGCAAATCTATTTGATGCATTAGAATCTGCTGCTGGTGTGGTTATCCATAAGAATTTGGGTGGTGAAAAAACAATTTCTCTAAATGGCTGCAATGCAAGACAGATAGGAGTTATGATTGATGGTGTTAAAGTAAATGTTGGAGGAAGTGCATTTAATATTGGACAGATACCATTAGAAATGGTTAATAAGATAGAAATTGTTTCAGGCAATGCCTCTGCTATATCTGGGGATTCATCTCTTGGAGGAATTGTAAATTTCATATTAAAACATCCTGAAAAAACGGGCTCAGGAAATTCATTCATTTTTGGAGTTGGAAGTTGGGAAAGCTATAAAGGAAATTATCTCGGGAAATTTAATTTAGAAAATACCTCTCTACTTGTAAATATATCCACAGAAAAATCAAAAAATGATTTTAAATACTATAATATAACTGAACACAAAAAAATCGGACGCAGTAATAATGATTTTTTTAACCGTTCATTAGTAATAAAAACTCAAACAAAATTAAGCACTAAAATCACAGGCACATTCTCCTTTCTTCTTCAAAATGCAGATAAAGGCATACCCGGTCAAACAACAGATTATATGTGGTATGGTAATGCAACAGCCTTTGCAAAACTATACAATTTTAAAAATGAGCTAAATTTTGATTTTAAAAATAGCAAACTAAATTTTAGAAATTTTTATCAGATACAGAAAAGTCATTTTAAAAATTTAGAAGCGGATATTTTTCATCAGTATCACTCCAAAAATCAAACTAATCTTTTTGAAACAGAAATTGGATGGGAATTGTTTAAAAAATCATTCAATAATCATTTCAAAATTGGTTGTAGGGTTGAGAGTTATAAATTTGATAATTTGCTTGAAACCAGCTTAGAACAATCTATCCCCAAAAAGTATCGCAAGTTCATTTACTTGTCTAACTCAAGTAAATTATCAACAAGAAATAGAATTTTTGAAATAGACTTTATCCCCAATATGAGACTGGATAATATTATTGATGACAAAACAAGGTATTCCACAAAATTAGGATTAGAAATCACTCCGAAATTCGTTACAAATTTATCTTTTGCAGTAAATTTTGGCAACTCCTATCGTATGCCAGAATTCACATCACTTTTCTGGAAAGGTGATTCGCGGGTTAAGGGAAACCCTGACTTGCAGCCAGAAAAATCTAAAGGATTGAATGGAGAAATCAAATGGAATCCTGATTTTATGGAATTTACACTTTCTGGCTTCATTAATAGAATTGAAGGTTTGATATATTGGTATAGAAGTGCAATGGGAATCTGGAAGCCAGACAATTTAGCTGATACGCAAATCTCTGGAATTTCAGGAAAAATCAATCTGCCAATATGTGATTGGCTGTCACTCTCATCCACAGCCACAAGATTTTATCCAATCAATAAAACCAGGGACTCTGACCATTACAATAACTACCTACTATATCGTTCATTGTATAAGGTCCATAACTGTCTGAACATAAAAATCTCAAAATTTGGACTTTCTTTCGACACAAACCATATTGGAGAGCAATATGATAATTTCAGTAACACAGTGAAACTCAAAGGCTACCAAACATTTGATTTGAGTTGTAACTTTTCTCAAAGAATAAATAATCATTTTATTCTGGATTTAACTTTTTGGTTAAAAAATTTATTAGACGAGGAATACGAATTGTATCGTCATATTCCTGCTTCTGGCAGGAACTATGAAGCCAAATTGCAAATTAAATATAAATGAAAATTATGAGTTATGCTCCTCTATGCTTGTTATTCTAATTTCATTTCTGGCTATGGCTTACTCCACCAAAACGGGTGTCATTCCCGCGAAAGCGGGAATCCAATAAAATAAAAAATTAAGAAAGGAAAAAAGATGAAAAAAATAACAGCACTTGCATTAATGCTTCTGTTCGCACAGACATTATTTGCAGGAATAGTGTATATTGTGAACGGAGATAGTGAAACTCTATCAAAATATGACACAGAGACGGGAATAGTATTTAATAACATCCTAACACTTGGTGAATATGCAAACCAGATATTTATTTGTGAAGATAAAGGGTTTGTGATAAATTCTGGTGAGCATAATATTCAGGTTATTGACCTGATTAATGAAAACACGATTGGATTTATAAACTGTCCAAACGGTTCAAACCCCTACTGGATGACCATCCGCCAGCTGGCGGATGGTAGCAAAGGATATGTAACTGGACTTTTTACGAATAAAGTTTACATTTTCAATCCCGACAACTATATAGTTACTGGCTCAATT
It encodes the following:
- a CDS encoding cysteine desulfurase family protein; this encodes MKNDEVYLDCCKTSRLAPEVLDAMMPYLTDKFWYPGPFTSIGTEIAEAIENSQKTIANSLNAEPKESIFTSGGTDANNIAIKGIMYANKDKGKHFITSVVSHPAILAVFSALEKEGYKGTYISANRDGYLNLEELKEAIRDDTTLVAFTHVNHILGTIQQVEEISKILQNANHKIYLFLDSCEAYTKIPIDVKKLGIDALSISGHKFNGPKGVGVLYLKKGTKIVPIQYGITRLHRLKPGSVNVPAIVGMGKAVELAFESFDVQIAKYRKLQKLLYEEIFKRIPDVQLNGPNLGERSPAHLNISFAYVEGEAIMMMLDFEQIYVETGAACSSQNLQPNYILTQTGRTPEEANGSIRLTMDRFVTEEGIMRAVDALEKVIKELRRRSPLGKS
- a CDS encoding Rrf2 family transcriptional regulator; protein product: MKISINADYILRAMYELAVSKEGHPISISKIALNQHIPRKYLEKLFSSLKKSGIVKSTLGKNGGYVLTDKPENITMKQLLKAAEGHISIHNCKDRRIDMSCEFFDRCIFKDFWNKFNTHINDFLDSYTLASFLKKDY
- a CDS encoding ABC transporter ATP-binding protein; protein product: MIKIKNLSFQYDRDIVLKNISLEIKKHDFIGIIGPNGAGKSTLLKCLSGFLKSKEGKIFLGDKPVESYEKIELAKQVSVVTQQSYYEFDFYVKDIVLMGRFPYLRFWQNFRKSDEKATKNTLKELELSHLANRRLSELSGGEFQLVMIARALNQDTDILLLDEPAAHLDIHHQIRIFSILKKLNLEQKKTIISVSHNINLAAEFCDKILILADGEIADFGKVKEVINEKQLSKIYQVPVRVVNNPFTEKPNIVYDYEK
- a CDS encoding TonB-dependent receptor is translated as MKNSRQFISFKFQVSSFKFQVANHLKVWSALVFILILIAPSICSAEIRGRVISQRDNTAIPFAKVEFLLHNQITLSNQNGYFVLENKGEKGKLRISSIGYKTETIKITPEMTKGIVMKLKIEPIEISGISVKGERMGSLTYLTNNVEIVDLNEQNSANLFDALESAAGVVIHKNLGGEKTISLNGCNARQIGVMIDGVKVNVGGSAFNIGQIPLEMVNKIEIVSGNASAISGDSSLGGIVNFILKHPEKTGSGNSFIFGVGSWESYKGNYLGKFNLENTSLLVNISTEKSKNDFKYYNITEHKKIGRSNNDFFNRSLVIKTQTKLSTKITGTFSFLLQNADKGIPGQTTDYMWYGNATAFAKLYNFKNELNFDFKNSKLNFRNFYQIQKSHFKNLEADIFHQYHSKNQTNLFETEIGWELFKKSFNNHFKIGCRVESYKFDNLLETSLEQSIPKKYRKFIYLSNSSKLSTRNRIFEIDFIPNMRLDNIIDDKTRYSTKLGLEITPKFVTNLSFAVNFGNSYRMPEFTSLFWKGDSRVKGNPDLQPEKSKGLNGEIKWNPDFMEFTLSGFINRIEGLIYWYRSAMGIWKPDNLADTQISGISGKINLPICDWLSLSSTATRFYPINKTRDSDHYNNYLLYRSLYKVHNCLNIKISKFGLSFDTNHIGEQYDNFSNTVKLKGYQTFDLSCNFSQRINNHFILDLTFWLKNLLDEEYELYRHIPASGRNYEAKLQIKYK